The following proteins come from a genomic window of Heyndrickxia acidicola:
- a CDS encoding Dabb family protein, producing MYEHLVIFKFNENITPKKEQELLEKLLSLKEKISGIVEISAGFNITEEEERKQGYGLGLRVTFENKDSLDQYGPHPAHQEFVKSLENVCANVVVVDYPIV from the coding sequence ATGTACGAGCATTTGGTAATTTTTAAATTTAATGAAAATATTACTCCCAAAAAAGAGCAGGAACTTCTTGAAAAACTGCTCAGTCTTAAAGAAAAAATTTCAGGGATTGTTGAAATTTCTGCGGGTTTTAACATAACGGAAGAGGAAGAACGAAAACAAGGTTACGGATTAGGATTACGGGTTACCTTTGAAAATAAAGATTCTCTAGATCAATACGGTCCACACCCTGCTCACCAAGAGTTTGTAAAATCTTTAGAAAATGTATGTGCAAATGTAGTGGTGGTGGACTACCCAATAGTTTAA